One genomic region from Desulfovermiculus halophilus DSM 18834 encodes:
- the infB gene encoding translation initiation factor IF-2, whose translation MNTKMRVRELSAELGLSNKELLHILREENIQVKSHMSGLSDEQVESVRAKVKDHAGDHASQDKVTPSGVIVRRRRGQRKKAHEAESDGREQEAVSPVSEGTEPPGPEAGPEQPEAEPEVPVQPEPEQPPAAESGEVSPRQPAGPDQSHETSAVELQAEQPPTSPEEPSRAEPTPPAGSEPEESAAGEHAPAEGAQGTEPQSEAKPGKKKRGRRKKKETPPPQVTVISRPEAAPEPEAPPAAPAGEESAGKDQEKQGKKRKKDKRTVDVSGLYTQDESRQGKGAKKQAEAPEKPPRGKGRRKKPTAPQARKGPKPQAVPQPTQPLKAAKRKIRMEEAIRVADLAQEMGIKAQDIIKSLFNLGVMTTINQSLDVDTATLVASEFGYEVEKVGFSEEEYVLPQKEDNPEELMPRPPVVTIMGHVDHGKTSLLDAIRKSHVMDSEAGGITQHIGAYHVQTEGGTLVFLDTPGHEAFTEMRSRGAQVTDVVILIVAADDGVMDQTKEAVNHAKAAQVPIIVAVNKIDKDNADPDRVKRELADLGLIPEEWGGETIYAYISAKQRIGLSELLEMVLLQTEVLELKANPAKRARGHIVEAKLDKGRGPVGTVLIQEGTLRTSDPFVCGLYSGRARALFNDMGQKIDEAGPSMPVEVQGFEGVPNAGDEFVVVENDKVAKRIAETRQAKHRERELAKETKVTLESFFAAKAEEEIKNLNLILKADVQGSLEAITESLQKQGTSEVKVNIIHGGIGAITESDIKLASASAAVIIGFNVRPTAKVKDLADQESVDIRFYNVIYHLVNEVKEAMAGMLAPVTKEEYLGQAEVRDIFSVPKVGTVAGCFVLDGKLQRNAGIRLLRDGVVIYTGKLSSLKRFKDDVKEVTKDYECGVGLEKFNDIKAGDIIEAFSEFQEKATLE comes from the coding sequence ATGAACACCAAAATGCGAGTACGAGAACTCTCAGCCGAGCTGGGCCTGTCCAACAAGGAGCTGCTCCATATTCTCCGGGAAGAAAATATCCAGGTCAAAAGTCACATGAGCGGCCTCAGCGACGAGCAGGTTGAGAGCGTCAGAGCCAAAGTCAAAGACCATGCAGGGGATCATGCCTCCCAGGACAAGGTAACTCCGTCCGGGGTCATCGTCCGCCGCAGGCGAGGTCAGCGCAAAAAGGCCCATGAGGCCGAATCAGACGGCCGGGAGCAGGAAGCGGTTTCCCCTGTTTCTGAAGGGACCGAGCCTCCGGGACCTGAAGCTGGCCCCGAACAGCCGGAAGCAGAGCCCGAAGTCCCTGTTCAGCCGGAACCTGAACAGCCCCCGGCTGCCGAAAGCGGCGAGGTCTCTCCCCGGCAGCCCGCGGGCCCGGACCAGTCCCACGAGACGTCCGCTGTCGAGCTCCAGGCCGAGCAGCCCCCTACGTCCCCCGAGGAGCCGTCCCGGGCCGAACCCACCCCCCCTGCTGGCTCCGAACCCGAAGAGTCTGCTGCCGGGGAGCACGCGCCGGCTGAAGGGGCACAAGGGACTGAACCCCAGTCCGAAGCCAAGCCGGGGAAAAAGAAGCGGGGACGGAGAAAGAAGAAAGAGACCCCGCCCCCTCAGGTCACAGTCATATCCCGGCCCGAGGCCGCGCCTGAACCGGAAGCGCCGCCCGCAGCTCCGGCGGGAGAGGAATCCGCAGGAAAAGATCAAGAGAAGCAGGGCAAAAAGCGGAAGAAGGACAAGCGGACTGTGGACGTCTCCGGGTTGTACACCCAGGATGAGTCCCGCCAGGGCAAGGGTGCCAAAAAACAGGCCGAAGCTCCGGAAAAGCCGCCCCGGGGCAAAGGACGAAGGAAAAAACCGACGGCCCCTCAGGCTAGGAAAGGTCCCAAGCCCCAAGCCGTTCCCCAGCCTACCCAGCCTCTGAAAGCAGCCAAGCGCAAGATCCGGATGGAAGAAGCCATCCGGGTCGCGGACCTGGCCCAGGAGATGGGAATCAAGGCCCAGGACATCATCAAGAGCCTGTTCAACCTCGGGGTGATGACCACCATCAACCAGTCCCTGGATGTGGACACCGCCACCCTGGTCGCATCCGAGTTCGGATACGAGGTGGAAAAGGTCGGCTTTTCCGAGGAGGAGTACGTCCTGCCCCAGAAGGAGGACAACCCGGAAGAGCTCATGCCCCGCCCACCGGTGGTGACCATTATGGGCCACGTGGACCACGGCAAGACATCCCTGCTGGACGCCATCCGCAAGTCCCATGTCATGGATTCCGAGGCCGGGGGCATCACCCAGCATATCGGGGCCTACCACGTGCAGACCGAGGGCGGGACCCTGGTCTTTCTGGACACGCCGGGCCATGAGGCGTTCACTGAAATGCGCTCCCGCGGGGCGCAGGTCACGGACGTGGTCATCCTCATTGTGGCCGCAGACGACGGGGTGATGGATCAGACCAAGGAAGCGGTCAACCACGCCAAGGCGGCCCAGGTGCCCATTATTGTGGCTGTGAACAAGATCGACAAGGACAATGCCGATCCGGACCGGGTCAAGAGGGAATTGGCCGACCTGGGCCTGATTCCGGAAGAATGGGGCGGAGAGACCATCTACGCCTATATATCCGCCAAACAGCGGATCGGGTTGAGCGAGCTCTTGGAGATGGTCCTCCTCCAGACCGAGGTCCTGGAGCTGAAGGCCAACCCCGCCAAGCGGGCCAGGGGCCACATTGTGGAAGCCAAGCTGGACAAGGGACGCGGCCCGGTGGGTACGGTCCTTATCCAGGAAGGCACCCTGCGCACCTCTGATCCGTTTGTATGCGGCCTGTATTCAGGCCGGGCCCGGGCCCTGTTCAACGACATGGGGCAAAAGATAGACGAAGCCGGGCCGTCCATGCCTGTTGAGGTCCAAGGGTTTGAAGGCGTGCCCAATGCCGGGGACGAATTCGTGGTCGTGGAAAACGACAAGGTCGCCAAACGGATCGCCGAAACCAGGCAGGCCAAGCACCGGGAACGGGAGTTGGCCAAGGAAACCAAGGTCACCCTGGAGAGCTTCTTTGCCGCCAAGGCCGAAGAAGAGATCAAGAACCTCAATCTGATCCTCAAGGCCGATGTCCAGGGCTCCCTGGAAGCCATCACCGAATCCCTGCAAAAGCAGGGCACCAGCGAGGTGAAGGTGAACATCATCCACGGCGGGATCGGGGCGATCACTGAATCGGACATCAAGCTGGCCTCGGCCTCGGCAGCGGTGATCATCGGCTTCAATGTCCGGCCCACGGCCAAGGTCAAGGACCTGGCCGACCAGGAAAGCGTGGATATACGTTTCTACAATGTCATCTATCACCTGGTGAACGAGGTCAAAGAAGCCATGGCCGGAATGCTGGCTCCGGTCACCAAGGAAGAATACCTGGGACAGGCCGAGGTCCGGGACATCTTCTCCGTACCCAAGGTGGGCACTGTGGCCGGATGCTTCGTTTTAGACGGCAAGCTCCAGCGCAACGCCGGCATTCGCCTGCTCCGGGACGGCGTGGTTATCTACACCGGCAAGCTGAGTTCCCTGAAGCGGTTTAAGGACGACGTCAAGGAAGTGACCAAGGACTACGAATGCGGTGTGGGCTTGGAAAAATTCAATGATATCAAGGCTGGGGACATCATCGAGGCCTTTTCCGAGTTTCAGGAAAAAGCCACCCTGGAGTAG
- a CDS encoding YlxR family protein, with product MISSYPDSPQAADAPSKPGGGRRHIPQRMCCICRTRLPKYNLQRYVCRRDDHGRLTLKFDPQQILPGRGFYLCSDPGCQRALTRHKGWQKKCRGES from the coding sequence ATGATCAGCAGCTATCCGGACAGCCCGCAAGCAGCAGATGCTCCTTCCAAGCCCGGCGGCGGCCGACGGCATATCCCGCAGCGCATGTGCTGCATCTGCCGGACGCGCCTGCCCAAATATAATCTCCAACGGTACGTATGTCGGCGAGACGACCACGGTCGGTTGACACTGAAGTTTGATCCGCAACAAATCCTGCCCGGGCGCGGTTTTTACCTCTGTTCCGACCCCGGATGCCAAAGAGCCTTGACCCGTCACAAGGGGTGGCAGAAGAAGTGTAGGGGGGAGTCATGA
- the nusA gene encoding transcription termination factor NusA, which yields MSLELKKSIDHISKERRIDRDVLIDTLEEAVRSAVNKKFNNKLDIEVNFNEETGDVEVYQFKIVTEDIDDPDTEISLEEAKQVDPNVELEDELGFKLHVENLGRIAAQSAKQVIIQRMRDAEQEIIYEEYIERKGEIISGTVQRRDRSGWIVNLGRTEALLPKEEQVPKEHYRRGDRIQGYIIDVKKEGKGPQVVLSRSHPDFMAALFRIEVPEISDGTIKIMGVARDPGFRAKIALLSRDRDVDPVGACVGVRGSRINKIVQEFKGERVDIVLWSPDITTYAVNALSPARISSITVDEDDKALEVVVPDSQHHLAIGRKGQNVKLASKLLGWKIDIVTESRYGEMYAHRQDVEHVASVTGISVDQFYAAGLNSLEVLQSASDQELLQLEGMNEQRLDDLRSAVNLLSRNAAPASDADAQPPEETEPGDDQEPWAGPEANETAQDDPEEDA from the coding sequence CTGAAGAAGTCCATAGACCACATCAGCAAGGAACGGCGCATCGACCGTGACGTCCTTATCGACACCCTGGAAGAGGCTGTGCGCTCAGCCGTGAACAAAAAGTTCAACAACAAGCTGGACATTGAAGTCAACTTTAATGAAGAGACCGGGGACGTCGAGGTCTATCAGTTCAAGATCGTCACCGAGGATATCGACGATCCGGACACTGAGATCAGCCTGGAAGAAGCCAAACAGGTGGATCCCAACGTCGAGCTGGAAGACGAGCTGGGGTTCAAGCTGCATGTGGAAAACCTGGGGCGCATTGCCGCCCAGTCCGCCAAGCAGGTGATCATCCAGCGGATGCGGGACGCGGAGCAGGAAATCATCTATGAAGAGTACATAGAGCGCAAAGGGGAGATCATCAGCGGGACCGTCCAGCGCCGGGACCGGTCGGGCTGGATTGTCAACCTGGGCCGGACCGAGGCCTTGCTGCCCAAGGAAGAACAGGTTCCCAAGGAGCATTATCGCCGGGGTGACCGGATCCAGGGCTATATTATCGACGTCAAGAAGGAAGGCAAAGGTCCGCAGGTCGTCCTGTCCCGTTCCCACCCCGACTTTATGGCCGCCTTGTTCCGGATCGAAGTCCCGGAAATCAGCGACGGAACGATCAAGATCATGGGGGTGGCCAGAGATCCCGGCTTCCGGGCCAAGATCGCCCTTCTCTCCCGGGACCGGGATGTGGATCCCGTCGGGGCCTGCGTCGGAGTCCGCGGATCGCGCATCAACAAGATCGTCCAGGAGTTCAAGGGCGAACGGGTGGACATCGTGCTCTGGAGCCCGGACATCACCACCTACGCGGTCAACGCCCTGTCTCCGGCCCGGATATCCAGTATCACAGTAGACGAAGACGACAAGGCCCTGGAGGTTGTGGTCCCGGACAGCCAGCACCACCTGGCAATCGGCCGCAAGGGACAGAACGTGAAGCTGGCCAGCAAGCTGCTGGGCTGGAAAATCGATATCGTAACTGAGAGCAGATACGGGGAAATGTACGCCCATCGCCAGGACGTGGAACACGTAGCCAGCGTAACCGGCATCTCCGTGGATCAGTTCTATGCCGCCGGCCTGAACAGCCTGGAAGTCCTGCAATCCGCATCCGACCAGGAGCTGCTCCAGCTGGAAGGCATGAATGAGCAGAGACTGGATGACCTCAGGTCCGCGGTCAATCTTTTGAGCAGAAACGCCGCTCCTGCCTCGGATGCCGACGCGCAACCGCCGGAAGAAACTGAACCCGGGGACGATCAGGAGCCTTGGGCGGGCCCGGAGGCGAACGAAACGGCTCAAGACGACCCTGAAGAGGACGCATGA